The genomic segment GTATCTGTAACTTGTCAGTCTGTCATTGGTGACAGAGTCTGTCTTGCTTATAACGCACGCTaccagtaaataaaaaaaggaaaaagtatATTTAGACTGTATGGTCCCTTGAAAGCAAGTTTTAAATTAATATCTGATGTATATTCCTGTAACATTGCATTTTTATCTGAGGAATGATGTTATTAAAAAATTGCAAATAAATTGCATTTCctacagctgtgtttttcacttCCCTGTTGCTCTCACACGTCAGGTGTTTCTCCTCACACTAAACTTCACATTTTTAGTTAAGAGCTATGTCATCGCTGGATTTGTGAGACCTCATTTACATAAAAGATATGCCTCACTTCCTCTGCAAGAGAAAATCCACCCTACAAAAACATAATAATCATATTGTGTATGGTTCATTACAAACTTTTCATTTAGTTGAAGACAAACTTTTCTTCCAAGCCTTACCCTAAAATCTCCGCGGACTGAATGGCAGTACTGAATGTGGTTTTCTTATGTTTAGGGAGATTAATGGTTTAATTTAATAatcttttacctttttttaaccaattattaatcattatttcTATGAATCAAAAGGCTTACTTACTGTGCATCAGTGAACTAGTACAATCAAAATGTGTCGAAGGTAACGCCACGAAACTGCAATGTAGtaaataataactgaataaagaaaccGAAGCAGAACAGGAACAGCAAATACTTTTAAGGCTTTTTATGAACATGAGACTTAGTTTTAACTGTACAGcgcttttcaaaaaaaaacatcacaaggTGGACGAACAACACTGAAAGTTACACATTATTATGTGTCAGGTTTATGAGTAGCCAGGTGTCTCTTCAGATTGCCCTGCTGGGAGAATTCTCTCTCACAGTTCGGACACTTGAACGGTTTCACCCCGTTGTGGCTGAGCGTGTGTCTCTTCAGGCAGTTCAGCGTGAGGAAACGCTTCGGGCACTCCGTGCACATGTACGGGCGCTCCCCGGTGTGCGAGCGCGTGTGCACGTTCAGGTGACTCTTGGTGGAGAAGCCCTTCCCGCAGTGCGTGCAGGTGTACGGCAGCTCGCCCGTGTGAGACCgaatgtgcagcagcagctccccgGAGGACAGAAACGACTTCCCGCAAGTGGTGCACAAGAAATTGCGCTCGCCCCGGTGCATCTGCATGTGTCTCGTGATGCCCGCTTTGCTGAAGCCTTTCCCGCAGATAGTGCAGAGGTTCGAGGGGCCTTCGTGCAGCTGCTCGTGCTGCTTGAGCGAATGTCTGCACAGGAAGCCCTTGTTGCACTGGCTGCAGATGAATATCCGCCCTCGCTTGTGGAGTCTCTGGTGCTGATAGTATCCCGAGGAGCTGGTGAATCCCTTCTCACACTGGCTGCAGTGGTACGCGAAGCTGTGAAGCTTCATGTGAGCCTTCAGCTGATTCGGATGTTCAAAAAGCTTTCCACACTTTGTGCATTTGGTTTCCTCATCTGTGAAGTTTTTGGTCACGGGTCTCGTGATCAGAAATCTTTTGTCTTTCCATCTACATCGCTCCTTGTTTTCCAAGTTGTCCTTCTTCTGCTTCCGTTCTCGCTTTTTTTCACCACCTTCTTTTTGTTTGCGTTTCCTCTTTTTGCATGAGTTGCCTCctactttcttcttttctgcatCTTGACTAGTCTTTGCTCTTGCATTTCTCGCAGAGAGTTTTTTCTGGAGGGGAGCCGCTGCATGGTGCTCGCTCTTGATGTGCTCCAGGACCTTCCTCTTTGTGTGGTGAGTGAACGAGCACTGAGGGCAGATGAATACGCGAGACAGACGTCCTGAAGAcagtgtgaaaaacaacaagttaGTGAAATAACACTTCAGATAGTTTACCAACGCTGGTCTGCCACTGCAGCTGATTCGGTCTAACCTGATTCATTTTTTGGCAACCAATCATCTGCACGGACATCTGAATCGTCTTCTAAATCTTCCAGTGCCACCGTCACTTCCT from the Acanthopagrus latus isolate v.2019 chromosome 14, fAcaLat1.1, whole genome shotgun sequence genome contains:
- the LOC119032306 gene encoding zinc finger protein 2 homolog; its protein translation is MAWKSKGSPPPLPPASLHLLVPPVRLMSAFMWQVVQQHSVMQYDKLVDFISLATEMVPELLSPCQRAQLILGLRARLVLELCRGDGVANLQFIQSHLDKIHACSAELSSTDQMNSADILKISYTNFASLVQNLLNVPYEKELFFQEVFPTNYGSAYDQRLQQLVSEFLCRLEQLLPVPDLQQTAAWLTETTSLSEEIGLHLSEPFALKSLLLHHRQSGTLSSAPPSGEEDNLLSTLALPASTGVERFIEPYSGDDSDYDNEEVTVALEDLEDDSDVRADDWLPKNESGRLSRVFICPQCSFTHHTKRKVLEHIKSEHHAAAPLQKKLSARNARAKTSQDAEKKKVGGNSCKKRKRKQKEGGEKKRERKQKKDNLENKERCRWKDKRFLITRPVTKNFTDEETKCTKCGKLFEHPNQLKAHMKLHSFAYHCSQCEKGFTSSSGYYQHQRLHKRGRIFICSQCNKGFLCRHSLKQHEQLHEGPSNLCTICGKGFSKAGITRHMQMHRGERNFLCTTCGKSFLSSGELLLHIRSHTGELPYTCTHCGKGFSTKSHLNVHTRSHTGERPYMCTECPKRFLTLNCLKRHTLSHNGVKPFKCPNCEREFSQQGNLKRHLATHKPDT